The following are encoded together in the Dyella terrae genome:
- a CDS encoding filamentous hemagglutinin N-terminal domain-containing protein — MNRIHDRTHRAASPLLLRLKRKALPLSLSLLGMAAGSCFPVGSALAGGPAANALPTGGTVITGVATVSSNANTMTINQTSAQVSMNWTSFDIGSGATVMFNQAQGASSVALNRIGIGSSSPVPSQIYGALTAPGQVFLINPAGIVFGNGAQVSVGGLVASTLDVNGTTASNGHTYYDLLNSGGSASIINQGTISAASGGGVILVGGNVVNSGQIMASAGHIFLDGADRVTVDFDGNNLVNVVLTGALGTGPGTGAAVTNNGTLTADGGTIVLQASATPGLFTQMVNNTGVVQANSISGTGGTVQLLGTGGDVDTSGTISATGGNIAITSDGSIGLNGAVNAGSGQVVLSSQQAITQTANSGSSPASVITAGTLSGSSVNSTTLTQANQIQNVSSFSSGSSFSLTNGAGASLQVGGLTVSGGSVALGTAAGSDLTLNGNVNAQSLSLNSGGSITQSGGALTVAALSGTSSGSTTLAQINNITALGSFSANGFSLNNSGALAINGALNSGAGTTTLNVTGAITEGAGGSITAGTLAGSSTGSTTLLSLANNITALGGFSASEFSLNNSGALAINGALNSGTGTTTLNVAGAITENAGGSITAGTLTGSSTGLAALYQTNNITTLGNFSANGFSLKNGNALAINGALNSGAGTTTLAVTGAITEGTGGSITAGTLAGSSTGSTTLGQANSITALGNFSASDFNLKNSNALAINGALNSGAGTTTLNVVGAITEGIGGSITAGTLTGSSTGSTLLTQANNAITYVGTYSSGGDFSLLNTSGIAQSGTDTLSVVGNTTLNAGTNAISMGNSNQLNGTVNLTGTGITVVNQGNLSVGVLSDGTNGSLSLTSLNGGLNLPGGSLNTGTSDITLVAGGSSFTPSGDLVGRNVSLQSYGALTLPYNVTATNTLSLTSSNSGITQSGGALTAAVLTGSSQGVTSLGQLNMIGQLGNFTANGFSLSNAQTLTTTGTINGGTSVALATTVGDLAINGGISGVDVSLMSAGAITEGAGGSITTTGTMNSLTGSSIGSTTLNQANHIRTLGGFSANNFSLTNAQTLTTTGALNGGAAVALTTTNGGDLVLNGTTTGSAVSLNVQGAISEGAGASIATVTLSGRSGGNTSLNQAGNSILSLGTYTSDGDFSLTNNGAITQSGLLTVLGNTTLNAGTNTITLGSNNQLYGAVSLTGGNTLVTNARALNLGKSNIFGNLTATTGSSGAAISQFGALTVTGTSAFTVDTASGSGSVNLADASNAFGSTVSATGTGITIRSGGDLRVANLIDGANGAVSLIAGGALYLPSTAIDTGSANLTLSALGGSLMTAGSLKGTHISLSGSQGISLANNVSAAGVLNLTSSGGAITQTGGVLSAPLLTGSSQGVTTLNQANQITQLGSFTANGFSLTNAGALTVTGSLNGNGSTALTTTNGDLTLQGTVSGTDVSLTANNGAVIQSGGAISAGMLSGFSKSSTSLMQGNTIYSLGNYHSGGDFSLADANSLIVSGVLSSVGNIALASGGNITLANAVNGRRVALNASAGTISQTGGTLTTGALTGQSSGATLLTQTNQIGSLGNYTSGGDFSLTNGTSIVQSGSLQVQGATALNAGTNAITLTNSANNLRGAVSLTGGNTQIANTSPLVFGASQINGNLSVTSNDPAIGQVGALNVTGSSYFNAGNGSIQLTNASNQLAGPVTAIGTGIAITNAGDLQIASLTNGTNGAVSLISLGGSLFLPSTAINTGSSNLVLTSGGGLLSTTADLSGANVALTGSGGINLGNVVTAANNLSLVSGGAINQSAGALNARTLTGSSSGATSLMQVNSVANVGNFSANGFSLTNANGLTIAGPLLSTGGVTLMTQGGDLDVTGTLSGSRVVLNAAGAINESATGNIVATTLSGRAGGATSLGTQSQPIANHISTLGGFQSPAGFSLTNGQTLTLASVDGSSYTVDAGTSALYLAVLNGSLLQTGTTPLYNGQGIYAASEHIGLITAPIYAFGTLPYVVEAIGLPPAYFYALDRQGNPLPEAGLLSINLPTTMSTSHAQNGNNRLDSYIDASIITASYRAYGIVPSGIRLPPDQEACDPETADCQGE, encoded by the coding sequence ATGAACCGGATCCATGACCGCACGCATCGCGCCGCGTCCCCTCTATTGCTGCGCCTGAAGCGTAAGGCCTTGCCGCTGAGCCTGTCCCTGCTTGGCATGGCGGCGGGCTCCTGTTTTCCCGTTGGCAGCGCGCTGGCCGGCGGACCGGCTGCCAATGCGTTGCCTACCGGCGGCACGGTCATCACAGGCGTTGCCACGGTGTCGTCCAACGCAAACACCATGACGATCAATCAAACGAGCGCCCAGGTATCGATGAACTGGACGAGTTTTGATATCGGATCGGGTGCAACGGTGATGTTCAACCAGGCCCAGGGTGCGAGTTCGGTAGCGCTCAATCGCATCGGTATCGGTTCTTCCTCGCCTGTACCGAGCCAGATTTACGGCGCTCTCACGGCGCCCGGCCAGGTGTTCCTGATCAATCCGGCGGGCATCGTGTTTGGCAATGGCGCCCAGGTTTCTGTCGGCGGCTTGGTGGCCAGCACGCTGGATGTCAACGGAACCACGGCATCCAACGGGCACACTTACTACGACCTGCTCAATAGCGGCGGCTCAGCATCGATCATCAACCAGGGAACGATCAGTGCCGCCAGTGGCGGCGGCGTGATCCTGGTAGGTGGCAATGTCGTCAACAGCGGCCAGATCATGGCCAGCGCCGGGCATATTTTTCTGGATGGCGCCGACCGGGTGACCGTCGATTTCGACGGCAACAACCTGGTCAACGTCGTACTGACGGGTGCGCTTGGGACGGGCCCCGGTACCGGCGCTGCAGTGACCAATAACGGCACGCTGACCGCGGATGGCGGCACGATTGTGCTGCAGGCGTCTGCCACGCCAGGCTTGTTCACGCAGATGGTGAACAACACTGGCGTGGTTCAGGCCAACAGCATCAGCGGTACCGGCGGCACGGTGCAGTTGCTTGGCACGGGTGGCGATGTCGATACCAGCGGAACGATCAGCGCGACTGGCGGCAATATCGCAATCACCAGCGATGGTTCCATTGGCCTGAACGGTGCGGTCAACGCCGGCAGTGGCCAGGTAGTCCTGAGCTCGCAGCAAGCGATCACTCAGACGGCGAATTCGGGATCATCACCCGCAAGCGTCATTACGGCCGGCACCTTGTCTGGCAGCTCCGTCAACAGCACCACGCTGACGCAAGCGAACCAGATCCAGAACGTCAGCAGCTTCAGCTCGGGCAGCAGCTTCAGCCTGACCAACGGCGCGGGCGCATCGTTGCAGGTGGGCGGGCTGACGGTCAGCGGCGGCTCGGTGGCGCTGGGCACGGCTGCGGGATCGGACCTGACCCTCAACGGCAACGTTAACGCGCAATCGCTCTCCCTGAACAGCGGAGGCTCCATCACTCAATCGGGTGGTGCGCTTACCGTGGCGGCTTTGAGCGGTACGTCGAGCGGCAGTACCACGCTGGCCCAGATCAACAACATCACCGCGCTCGGCAGCTTCAGCGCAAACGGTTTCAGCCTCAACAACAGCGGCGCACTGGCCATCAACGGGGCGTTGAACAGCGGTGCCGGCACGACCACGTTGAACGTGACCGGCGCCATTACCGAGGGTGCAGGCGGAAGCATCACGGCCGGCACCCTTGCCGGCTCGTCGACAGGCAGCACCACGCTACTGAGTCTGGCTAACAACATCACGGCGCTTGGCGGTTTCAGCGCCAGCGAATTCAGCCTCAACAACAGTGGCGCGCTGGCCATCAACGGGGCGTTGAACAGCGGCACTGGCACGACCACGTTGAACGTGGCCGGCGCCATTACCGAGAACGCGGGTGGAAGCATTACGGCTGGCACTCTCACTGGCTCGTCCACTGGCCTTGCTGCGCTATACCAAACCAACAACATCACGACGCTTGGAAACTTCAGCGCCAACGGCTTCAGCCTCAAGAACGGCAACGCACTGGCCATCAACGGGGCATTGAACAGCGGCGCCGGCACGACAACGCTGGCCGTGACCGGCGCCATTACCGAGGGCACGGGAGGAAGCATCACGGCCGGTACTCTGGCCGGCTCGTCGACCGGAAGCACCACGCTGGGCCAAGCCAATAGCATCACGGCGCTTGGCAATTTCAGCGCCAGCGATTTCAACCTCAAGAACAGCAACGCACTGGCCATCAATGGGGCGTTGAACAGTGGCGCCGGCACGACTACGTTGAATGTGGTTGGCGCGATCACCGAGGGTATTGGTGGAAGTATTACGGCGGGCACGCTGACCGGCTCGTCGACGGGAAGCACCTTACTTACCCAGGCCAACAACGCCATAACCTACGTGGGTACTTACTCCAGCGGCGGCGATTTCAGCCTGCTCAACACGAGCGGCATCGCGCAGTCGGGAACGGATACGCTCTCCGTAGTGGGCAATACGACGTTGAATGCCGGCACCAACGCCATATCGATGGGCAACAGCAATCAGCTGAATGGCACCGTCAATCTCACCGGTACCGGTATCACTGTCGTCAATCAAGGCAACCTGAGTGTGGGTGTGCTGAGTGATGGCACCAATGGATCTTTGAGTCTGACCTCGCTCAACGGCGGCTTGAACCTCCCTGGCGGGTCACTAAACACCGGTACCAGTGATATCACCCTGGTGGCGGGCGGTAGCTCGTTCACGCCGTCGGGCGATCTGGTTGGGCGCAATGTTTCGCTGCAGTCATACGGCGCACTCACACTGCCTTATAACGTGACGGCGACAAACACGCTGAGTCTGACCAGCAGCAACAGCGGGATTACGCAAAGTGGCGGTGCGCTCACCGCTGCCGTGCTGACAGGCAGCTCCCAGGGCGTCACGTCATTGGGCCAGCTCAACATGATTGGACAGCTTGGCAACTTCACCGCGAACGGTTTCAGCTTGTCCAATGCGCAGACGCTGACCACCACGGGTACGATAAACGGTGGCACCAGTGTGGCATTGGCGACCACTGTCGGCGACTTGGCGATTAATGGCGGGATAAGCGGAGTGGACGTCTCGCTGATGTCAGCGGGTGCCATCACAGAAGGTGCCGGTGGAAGTATCACCACTACTGGAACGATGAACAGTCTCACTGGCTCGTCCATCGGCAGTACCACTCTGAACCAGGCCAACCACATCAGGACACTTGGCGGGTTCAGTGCCAACAACTTCAGCCTGACCAACGCGCAGACACTCACCACCACAGGTGCACTGAATGGTGGCGCTGCTGTTGCGTTAACCACCACAAATGGTGGCGACCTGGTATTGAATGGCACGACGACTGGCAGTGCTGTTTCGCTGAATGTACAGGGCGCCATCAGCGAAGGTGCGGGCGCAAGCATCGCCACAGTGACGCTCAGCGGAAGATCGGGCGGCAATACCTCACTGAATCAGGCAGGCAACAGCATCCTCTCGCTTGGCACTTACACCAGTGACGGCGATTTCAGCCTGACCAACAACGGGGCCATTACGCAATCCGGTTTGCTCACCGTACTGGGGAATACCACGCTCAATGCGGGTACCAACACCATCACGCTGGGTAGCAACAATCAGCTGTATGGGGCGGTGAGCCTTACTGGCGGCAACACGCTGGTCACCAACGCCCGTGCACTGAATCTTGGCAAGAGCAATATATTCGGCAATCTGACTGCGACTACGGGTAGCAGCGGCGCCGCGATCAGCCAATTCGGTGCGTTGACGGTGACAGGCACAAGCGCGTTCACGGTGGACACAGCCTCAGGCAGCGGCTCTGTCAACTTGGCCGATGCGAGCAATGCCTTTGGATCAACCGTCAGCGCCACCGGCACCGGCATCACCATCCGTAGTGGCGGTGACCTACGCGTGGCGAATTTGATCGATGGTGCGAACGGCGCCGTCAGTCTGATCGCAGGCGGCGCGCTGTATTTGCCGAGCACAGCTATCGATACCGGTTCGGCGAACCTGACGCTTTCCGCCCTTGGTGGCTCGCTGATGACAGCCGGAAGCCTGAAGGGCACCCACATCTCCCTCTCCGGCAGTCAGGGCATCTCGCTCGCAAACAATGTCTCCGCAGCCGGCGTGTTGAATCTCACGAGCAGCGGTGGCGCGATTACCCAGACAGGTGGCGTGCTCAGTGCGCCGCTACTTACCGGCAGCTCGCAGGGTGTTACAACGCTGAATCAGGCAAACCAGATCACGCAACTTGGCAGCTTTACTGCCAACGGATTTAGCCTTACGAATGCGGGCGCACTGACCGTTACGGGTTCTTTGAACGGTAACGGCAGTACGGCACTGACCACGACCAATGGCGACCTGACGTTGCAGGGAACGGTGAGTGGTACGGATGTATCGCTTACGGCAAACAACGGCGCAGTGATTCAGTCTGGCGGCGCGATTAGCGCGGGAATGCTTAGTGGCTTTTCGAAGAGCTCTACGTCGCTTATGCAAGGCAACACGATCTATAGCCTCGGTAATTACCACAGTGGTGGCGACTTCAGCCTGGCTGACGCGAATTCGCTGATCGTGTCTGGCGTATTGAGTAGCGTAGGTAACATTGCGCTCGCCAGTGGTGGGAACATCACGCTGGCCAATGCCGTAAATGGCAGGAGAGTGGCGCTGAATGCGAGTGCCGGAACGATCAGTCAGACCGGCGGTACGCTGACGACAGGCGCGCTGACGGGCCAGTCCTCGGGAGCCACGCTGCTTACCCAAACCAACCAGATCGGCAGTCTGGGTAACTACACCAGTGGCGGTGATTTCAGCCTCACCAATGGCACATCCATCGTCCAGAGCGGCTCCCTGCAGGTGCAAGGAGCAACGGCGCTGAATGCCGGAACCAACGCCATCACCTTGACCAACAGTGCCAACAATCTGCGTGGCGCAGTCAGCCTCACGGGCGGAAACACGCAGATTGCCAACACTAGTCCGCTGGTGTTTGGCGCGAGCCAGATCAACGGTAACCTGAGCGTCACCAGCAACGATCCGGCCATTGGGCAGGTGGGTGCGCTCAATGTCACGGGCAGCAGCTATTTCAATGCCGGTAACGGCAGCATCCAGCTGACGAATGCAAGCAATCAGTTGGCTGGTCCAGTGACTGCCATTGGCACCGGCATTGCCATTACCAATGCTGGCGATCTGCAGATTGCTTCGCTGACCAATGGCACCAATGGTGCTGTCAGCCTGATTTCCCTCGGCGGTTCGTTGTTCTTGCCCAGCACGGCCATAAACACAGGCAGTTCGAATCTGGTACTGACGTCCGGCGGTGGCTTGCTGAGCACGACAGCGGACCTGAGCGGCGCGAACGTGGCGTTGACGGGTAGTGGCGGCATCAACCTGGGTAATGTCGTTACGGCGGCCAACAACCTCAGCCTCGTGAGTGGCGGGGCTATCAATCAGAGTGCAGGCGCGTTGAATGCGCGCACGCTGACCGGCAGCTCGTCCGGCGCCACCAGCCTGATGCAGGTCAACAGCGTGGCTAACGTTGGCAACTTCAGCGCCAACGGTTTCAGCCTGACCAATGCGAATGGGCTGACGATCGCCGGGCCCTTACTGAGTACCGGTGGCGTAACGCTTATGACCCAAGGCGGCGATCTGGATGTGACGGGTACGTTGAGCGGCAGCCGTGTCGTGCTCAACGCTGCAGGCGCGATCAACGAAAGCGCGACGGGCAATATTGTTGCCACAACGCTGAGCGGCCGGGCAGGTGGTGCAACCTCACTGGGGACGCAGAGCCAGCCCATCGCCAATCACATCAGTACGCTGGGCGGCTTCCAGTCGCCGGCTGGCTTCAGCCTCACCAACGGGCAAACGCTGACGCTGGCGTCGGTGGACGGAAGTAGCTACACGGTGGATGCGGGCACGTCCGCGCTTTACCTCGCGGTGCTCAATGGCAGCCTGCTGCAGACCGGGACGACGCCGCTGTACAACGGGCAGGGCATATATGCGGCCAGCGAGCATATCGGCCTGATCACGGCGCCTATCTACGCGTTTGGCACGCTGCCGTATGTGGTCGAAGCCATTGGCCTTCCGCCCGCGTACTTCTATGCGCTGGACCGACAGGGCAATCCGCTGCCGGAGGCTGGCCTGCTGTCGATCAACCTTCCCACCACCATGTCGACCAGTCACGCGCAGAACGGCAACAACCGCCTGGACTCTTACATCGACGCCAGCATCATCACGGCCAGCTACCGCGCGTACGGCATCGTCCCCTCGGGTATCCGCCTACCGCCCGACCAGGAGGCCTGCGATCCGGAGACGGCGGACTGCCAGGGCGAATGA
- a CDS encoding ShlB/FhaC/HecB family hemolysin secretion/activation protein — MACLAAALALAMGSERLYANDMDAATASPTPGNSEDIVPPVKDREPVAAAKMAVQGFRVTGVGEHASAHITPASIQALADEQYKQMAGTAEHPRLSIAQMEKVAAAITQRYRTSGFIVAQAVVPAQTVGADQIVEIRVLEGTIGKVVVKGAKRYSADIIAAPAEHLKGQSLQKGDVDTALLYARDLPGVAITSTFQPGEQTGETDLIMVAQEEKRPYVITVGGNDYGTDVTGRYRAQVGLAWNSPLGYGDVFNANLDYAFAPAQSLFGALSYRAPIAPVSGLTAVFGATRSQLEVDSGIFASLHVHGPTSTWYGGADWKFINTPNLQAMGTFRLIREESKLNSSILLMSDERFDVAEFGFSMNHTDTRFHGIDLLQVAVRQSISDRSPSQVDLVSPGHDSSFTVGKVAYTRLQFLTRTQRLYFKFTGQYTNDALTPMEQFAIGGPDTVRAYPIADVLADRGYYSSVEYHVDAPGFADKVSPFYARPWRELLELETFVDYAKGWPVGGNRLNGGKMQEVSDIGAGFVFRLPRFHRFELHVDAAKALSSLDASDGKGYHVYARFGFTF, encoded by the coding sequence ATGGCATGCCTTGCCGCTGCCCTGGCGTTAGCCATGGGCAGTGAGCGACTTTATGCGAACGACATGGACGCCGCGACGGCATCGCCGACGCCTGGCAATAGCGAAGACATCGTGCCGCCCGTCAAGGATCGCGAGCCCGTCGCGGCCGCCAAGATGGCCGTGCAAGGTTTTCGTGTGACGGGTGTCGGAGAGCACGCGTCCGCGCACATCACGCCCGCCAGCATCCAGGCGTTGGCCGACGAACAGTACAAGCAGATGGCCGGTACGGCCGAGCATCCGCGACTGAGCATTGCGCAGATGGAGAAGGTGGCCGCGGCCATCACCCAGCGCTACCGCACCAGTGGCTTCATCGTGGCGCAGGCCGTGGTGCCGGCCCAAACCGTTGGCGCCGACCAGATCGTCGAGATACGGGTGCTGGAGGGCACGATTGGCAAGGTGGTGGTGAAGGGCGCTAAACGCTATAGCGCAGACATCATCGCGGCCCCGGCCGAACACCTCAAAGGCCAGTCGCTGCAGAAAGGCGATGTGGATACCGCATTGCTGTACGCGCGTGACCTGCCAGGCGTAGCGATCACCTCGACCTTTCAGCCCGGCGAGCAAACGGGCGAAACCGACTTGATCATGGTGGCTCAGGAAGAGAAGCGACCCTATGTGATCACGGTGGGTGGCAACGACTACGGCACAGATGTGACTGGCCGCTATCGCGCGCAGGTCGGTTTAGCCTGGAACAGTCCCCTGGGCTATGGCGATGTCTTCAACGCCAATCTTGATTACGCGTTCGCGCCCGCCCAGAGCCTGTTTGGCGCTTTGAGTTATCGCGCCCCTATCGCGCCGGTTTCTGGCCTTACAGCCGTATTTGGTGCGACGCGCAGCCAACTGGAAGTGGATAGCGGCATCTTCGCTTCGCTGCACGTGCACGGCCCCACGTCGACCTGGTACGGCGGCGCCGACTGGAAGTTCATCAACACGCCGAACTTGCAGGCGATGGGTACGTTCCGTCTGATTCGCGAGGAGTCCAAACTCAACAGCAGCATCCTGCTGATGTCGGACGAGCGCTTCGACGTGGCCGAGTTCGGTTTTTCGATGAACCACACCGACACGCGCTTTCATGGCATCGACCTGCTGCAGGTCGCCGTGCGCCAGTCGATCAGCGACCGTTCGCCATCGCAAGTGGATCTGGTGAGCCCCGGGCACGACAGCAGCTTCACGGTGGGCAAGGTCGCCTATACGCGTCTGCAATTCCTCACCCGCACGCAACGCCTGTATTTCAAGTTCACCGGCCAATACACCAACGATGCGCTGACGCCCATGGAGCAGTTTGCCATCGGTGGCCCGGACACCGTGCGCGCCTATCCGATTGCCGACGTGCTCGCCGACCGTGGGTATTACTCCTCGGTCGAGTATCACGTCGATGCGCCCGGTTTTGCCGACAAGGTGTCGCCGTTCTATGCGCGCCCATGGCGCGAGCTACTGGAGCTGGAAACCTTTGTCGACTACGCCAAAGGGTGGCCGGTGGGTGGCAACCGGCTCAATGGCGGAAAGATGCAGGAAGTTAGCGATATCGGTGCGGGCTTTGTGTTCCGCCTGCCGCGCTTCCATCGTTTTGAACTGCACGTTGACGCCGCAAAGGCATTGAGTTCGCTCGACGCCTCCGATGGCAAGGGCTATCACGTGTACGCGCGATTTGGTTTTACGTTCTAA